In Pleurocapsa sp. PCC 7319, the following are encoded in one genomic region:
- a CDS encoding pentapeptide repeat-containing protein: MSDKPLSELIKRARDRNNLTQTAFGKFFEPSIAQPTIARWEKGDLLPNRKHFPKIASLLDITLEEFLELVSKQLSEEGIIIPNLDNDTYVPNKRHLNVLNKGVKSWNRWREKNYRIIPQLAGVKPKEDYLDEIDLYHADLRGSYLENKSLRASNLRGIDLSGANLSNADLSDADLLGANISGANLTGIDLTNANLWGANLSEAILVDAILCNANFKEANLSNADLTHADMRGAILNQANFEYAILKYCFVYGISDWNTNLNGAVQKKLYICPYKTYSIYVNCLENARLKLMEMNNRDVPKISKLANELQVANEENKASFKEKLNKLQNSEVVDSEP, from the coding sequence TTGTCAGATAAACCACTATCAGAACTAATCAAAAGAGCAAGAGACCGCAATAATCTTACTCAAACTGCTTTTGGTAAGTTTTTTGAACCTTCTATAGCTCAACCTACAATAGCTAGATGGGAAAAGGGAGACCTCTTACCAAATAGAAAGCATTTTCCCAAAATAGCTTCATTATTAGATATTACACTGGAGGAATTTTTAGAACTTGTTAGTAAGCAGTTGAGTGAAGAGGGAATTATTATTCCTAATTTAGATAATGATACATATGTTCCTAATAAGCGACATCTTAATGTTCTAAATAAAGGGGTAAAGTCTTGGAATCGCTGGAGAGAAAAAAATTATAGAATCATACCTCAATTAGCTGGTGTAAAACCAAAAGAAGATTACTTGGATGAAATTGATCTTTATCATGCTGATTTACGGGGTTCATATCTAGAGAACAAATCTCTAAGAGCCTCAAACCTGAGAGGAATAGACCTCAGCGGAGCAAATTTGAGTAATGCAGATTTAAGCGATGCCGATCTTTTAGGAGCAAACATTAGTGGAGCAAATTTAACTGGGATAGATTTGACAAATGCCAACTTATGGGGAGCGAATTTGAGTGAGGCAATTCTGGTAGATGCTATTTTATGTAATGCGAATTTTAAAGAAGCAAATTTGAGTAACGCAGATCTTACTCATGCTGACATGAGAGGTGCAATTTTAAATCAAGCAAATTTTGAATATGCGATTCTTAAATATTGTTTTGTTTACGGAATATCTGATTGGAATACGAATCTGAATGGTGCAGTTCAGAAAAAACTTTATATTTGTCCATACAAAACGTACTCCATTTATGTCAATTGCTTAGAGAATGCACGTCTCAAATTGATGGAAATGAATAATCGTGATGTCCCCAAAATATCTAAATTGGCAAATGAATTACAAGTTGCTAATGAAGAGAATAAAGCTAGCTTCAAAGAGAAATTAAATAAATTACAAAATTCAGAAGT